One window of Trifolium pratense cultivar HEN17-A07 linkage group LG5, ARS_RC_1.1, whole genome shotgun sequence genomic DNA carries:
- the LOC123883509 gene encoding FCS-Like Zinc finger 15-like, with translation MLGLSVVLEAQKSGINKNKETPKVINKIMMLNSINKQSSIVSLNSCSHHESHFQEQQTTFLEICFLCRKRLLPGTDIYMYKGDRAFCSVECRCKQIFMDEEESNNVQNENCYFAAISSSEAAYHEKGRRNQNGGFAY, from the exons atgttgggtTTGAGTGTAGTGTTAGAAGCTCAAAAAAGTGGTATTAATAAGAACAAGGAAACACCAAAAGTGATTAACAAAATAATGATGCTTAATAGCATCAACAAACAATCTTCTATTGTTTCCTTGAATTCTTGTTCTCATCATGAATCTCATTTTCAGGAACAACAAACAACTTTTCtagaaatttgttttctttgcaGGAAAAGGTTGTTACCTGGAACAGACATCTACATGTACAA AGGGGACAGAGCTTTCTGCAGTGTGGAATGTAGATGCAAGCAGATTTTCATGGATGAGGAAGAAAGTAACAATGTTCAGAATGAGAATTGTTATTTTGCTGCAATTTCTTCTTCAGAAGCTGCTTATCATGAAAAAGGAAGAAGAAACCAAAATGGTGGTTTTGCTTATTGA